Part of the Deltaproteobacteria bacterium genome is shown below.
CCATCAACCAAAAAGGTTAATGCCGTTCAAAGCAGCGCTAGGCCTGCGCTTGATTCCATTATTGAAATCGCTGCCGCAACAGGAAGCTACGAGGCTATAGTCTTGGAGCTCGACGAGGTCGATCCGATTAATCTCAAGAAGACAGACGGTAAATCTGGCAAGATCAGCAACGCACAGCAAAGCTCGTACGTCACCATCCCCCAGGAATTCAAGGTATTAGCGAATGCGACGGCCGACTTGGAATTCTACATCGACTTAGACCGTTCCTTTAAGGCGCCCGCAGCGGGCAGTACGTCCTATGGTGACGCTGAAGCGGTGTACGAGTTTGATCCCATGGGCGTCTTGGGCAGCTCAAGCGCTCTACGCACACTCAGTGGTACGGTTAGTGGCGGCGTGGCAGACAGAGTCTGTGTGTACACGGCGCGTGCCGATACCGCCATATCGTCCTCTTCAAATGCTCCTCCAATGGCCAGCCCCATCAGCGCTCCCAAAACAAATCCAACCAGCGCTCCAGCCAACGCTGCCCAAGCCGCAGCACTTGAGAGGATGTACAGAGACCCTCGCTATGCTAACCGCTCGGTCTATGTTGACGCGGCCTATCGTTACCCTGCTATGCCAACTCCCATCGCTGGATCGGACGTTAACTGCAACGACGCCCTCCAGGTGCAAACGAGGGTGGCACGCGACTTCTACTTCTATGGTTTGGCGCCGGACCTCTACCGAGTGGTTGCCTACTTCGGCCCCAACTCATCAGAGAGCACAGTGGACTTACGGGACGAAGATCGCTTGGATGTCGTGCTACTAAGTCCGGAAAGCAGCGGAGCCTCAGGCAGCGGTGCTAGCTCAGGTGGCTTCATTGCTAGCCCTGGCATCTGATGGCCATTAACGGCCGTATACTTGCTTGTATACGCTTGTATACGGAAAGTGGGCCCAACCAATGAACCGGGTGGTTGTCTCGCCCGATAAGCTCCCTAGTAGGCCATGGAGCCGAGACTCCTGACCTACACCGCAAACAACCAGGTGGGGAGTCACATCGATGCATTTTTCAGCGAAGTCAGTCTCTTGCCCAATAGCGACCATGCTTTTGACGGTCGGCCTCGCAGCCTGCGGCCAAATCGAAAAGGAGTCGAAGCAAATCATCGGCCAGGGGAAGCCGGGGAATCCCGGAGGCCCCGGTGAGAAAGGGCCTCCGCAAGCCCCGCCTTATGGCGGTCCTCACTACGGCGGTTGCGGCGGTTTAAGGGAACTTGATTCCATGAACTTACTGTGCACACGTGTACCACCCGATCGGCTCTACACCCATAAACTAAACTTTGGTAACCAGTTAATTCAGGGGCATACAGTCGAGGAGCTGGAGCCCGACTCCTGCACAGCCTTG
Proteins encoded:
- a CDS encoding DUF4382 domain-containing protein; the protein is MKSRITNALKWLSSLYLALHLINCGGVVVGNPHGSGTGGGGTTTGSIKLAVVDPMSSSFSQVYFNVKGVHLIGVETSEIVPLPSTKKVNAVQSSARPALDSIIEIAAATGSYEAIVLELDEVDPINLKKTDGKSGKISNAQQSSYVTIPQEFKVLANATADLEFYIDLDRSFKAPAAGSTSYGDAEAVYEFDPMGVLGSSSALRTLSGTVSGGVADRVCVYTARADTAISSSSNAPPMASPISAPKTNPTSAPANAAQAAALERMYRDPRYANRSVYVDAAYRYPAMPTPIAGSDVNCNDALQVQTRVARDFYFYGLAPDLYRVVAYFGPNSSESTVDLRDEDRLDVVLLSPESSGASGSGASSGGFIASPGI